A genome region from Passer domesticus isolate bPasDom1 chromosome 27, bPasDom1.hap1, whole genome shotgun sequence includes the following:
- the PPP1R9B gene encoding neurabin-2, producing the protein MLRTEAGGAGGAPSAGGAAGAGGLRSASPHRNAYEASIQALAPTKEADGEDGKKSRGKKYGSNVHRIKNMFLQMGTAPGPEGACDLAKAKEKPVRLSLPRAGSLGDGVDQGSLLKLGTSVSERVSRFDSKPDKPFSKLQETRKIFERSPQEKATSTKLLLRKERAGFQDRKLDVVVRFNGSTESLDKLDADAVSPTVSQLSAVFEKADLRNNLHKAQGRVAAPLGAKAVAKRPRVFAPGTRGDAPADGHAAPARARPPDEDKAAGKSGRPVEKEAAAPRVQEVCKIKPVEVEESGEGEEEEEAAGEAVPAPQPPKGDEGPAAPRLDGGSGAAAGEEGVKGERAEEGDGSEEAKKEDFSEADLVDISAYSGLGEDSGGSGLEEEEEAEGLYEPESGCVEIPGLSEEEEPVPNRKIQFSTAPIQVFSTYSNEDYDRRNEDVDPMAASAEYELEKRVERLDLFPVELEKDSEGLGISIIGMGAGADMGLEKLGIFVKTVTEGGAAHRDGRIQVNDLIVEVDGTSLVGVTQSFAASVLRNTKGRVRFLIGREKPGEQSEVAQLIQQTLEQERWQREMMEQRYTQYTEDDEETGEYATDEEEEMSPMFPSGEMAIEVFELAENEDTLSPVEMDPEKLVHKFKELQIKHAVTEAEIQQLKRKLQCLEQEKARWRAEKAQLEQSVEENKERMEKLEGYWMEAQNLCQAVDEHLKETQAQYQTLERKYSKAKRLIKEYQQKEIEFLKKETAQRRVLEESELAHKEEMEKLQEKISELEAKLQTLKNSNPT; encoded by the exons ATGCTGAGGACCGaggccggcggggccgggggggcccCCTCGGCCGGGGGAGCGGCGGGGGCCGGGGGGCTGCGCAGCGCGTCCCCGCACCGGAACGCCTACGAGGCCAGCATCCAGGCCCTGGCGCCCACAAAGGAGGCCGATGGCGAGGACGGCAAGAAGAGCCGCGGCAAGAAGTATGGCTCCAACGTGCATCGGATCAAGAACATGTTCCTGCAGATGGGGACGGCGCCCGGCCCCGAGGGCGCCTGCGACCTGGCCAAGGCCAAGGAGAAGCCGGTGCGCCTGTCCCTGCCCCGCGCCGGCAGCCTGGGCGACGGCGTGGACCAGGGCAGCCTCCTCAAGCTGGGCACCAGCGTCTCGGAGCGCGTCAGCCGCTTCGACTCCAAGCCCGACAAGCccttctccaagctgcaggagACCCGCAAGATCTTCGAGAGGAGCCCGCAGGAGAAGGCCACCAGCACCAAGCTGCTGCTGCGCAAGGAGCGCGCCGGCTTCCAGGACCGCAAGCTGGACGTGGTGGTGAGGTTCAACGGCAGCACCGAGTCGCTGGACAAGCTGGACGCCGACGCCGTGTCGCCCACCGTGAGCCAGCTCAGCGCCGTCTTCGAGAAGGCCGACCTGAGGAACAACCTGCACAAGGCGCAGGGCCGCGTGGCCGCGCCGCTGGGCGCCAAGGCGGTGGCCAAGCGGCCCAGGGTGTTCGCGCCTGGCACCAGGGGTGACGCCCCGGCCGACGGCCACGCCGCCCCGGCCCGTGCCCGGCCGCCCGACGAGGACAAGGCGGCGGGGAAGAGCGGGCGGCCGGTGGAGAAGGAGGCGGCCGCGCCGAGGGTGCAGGAGGTCTGCAAGATCAAGCCCGTGGAGGTGGAGGAGAGCGGAGagggcgaggaggaggaggaggcggcgggtGAAGCGGTGCCCGCGCCCCAGCCCCCCAAAGGGGACGAGGGTCCCGCGGCCCCCCGGCTGGACGGGGGCTCGGGGGCGGCCGCGGGCGAGGAGGGCGTCAAGGGCGAGCGGGCGGAGGAGGGCGATGGCTccgaggaggccaagaaggaggACTTCTCCGAGGCCGACCTGGTGGACATAAGTGCCTACAGCGGGCTCGGGGAGGACTCGGGGGGCAGcgggctggaggaggaggaggaggccgaAGGGCTGTACGAGCCCGAGTCGGGCTGCGTGGAGATCCCAGGGCTGTCCGAGGAAGAGGAGCCCGTCCCCAACCGCAAGATCCAGTTCAGCACGGCGCCCATCCAG GTGTTCAGCACTTACTCCAACGAGGATTACGACCGCCGGAATGAGGACGTGGATCCCATGGCGGCCTCGGCCGAGTACGAGCTGGAGAAGAGGGTGGAGAGGCTCGACCTCTTCCCCGTGGAGCTGGAGAAAG ACTCGGAAGGGCTGGGCATCAGCATCATCGGGATGGGCGCGGGGGCCGACATGGGCCTGGAGAAGTTGGGAATCTTCGTCAAGACGGTGACGGAAGGGGGGGCGGCGCACCGGGACGGCAG GATCCAGGTGAACGACCTGATCGTGGAGGTGGACGGCACCAGCCTGGTGGGGGTCACGCAGAGCTTCGCCGCCTCCGTGCTCAGGAACACCAAGGGCCGTGTCCG GTTCCTGATCGGGCGGGAGAAGCCGGGGGAGCAGAGCGAGGTGGCGCAGCTGATCCAGCAGACGCTGGAGCAGGAGCGGTGGCAGCGCGAGATGATGGAGCAGCGCTACACCCAGTACACCGAGGACGACGAGGAG ACCGGGGAGTACGCCacggacgaggaggaggagatgagCCCCATGTTCCCCAGCGGGGAGATGGCCATCGAGGTGTTCGAGCTGGCCGAGAACGAGGACACGCTGTCCCCCGTGGAGATGGACCCCGAGAAGCTGGTGCACAAGTTCAAGGag ctccagatcAAGCACGCCGTGACCGAGGCTGAGATCCAGCAGCTCAAGAGGAAG ctgcagtgcctggagcaggagaaggCGCGCTGGAGGGCCGAGaaggcccagctggagcagagcgtGGAGGAGAACAAGGAGCGCATGGAGAAGCTGGAGGGGTACTGGATGGAGGCGCAGAACCTGTGCCAGGCCGTGGACGAGCACCTCAAGGAGACCCAGGCCCAGTACCAGACCCTGGAGCGCAAGTACAGCAAGGCCAAGCGGCTCATCAAGGAGTACCAGCAGAA GGAGATCGAGTTCCTCAAGAAGGAGACGGCGCAGCGGCGGGTGCTGGAGGAGTCGGAGCTGGCGCACaaggaggagatggagaagCTGCAGGAGAAG ATCTCCGAACTGGAGGCCAAGCTGCAGACTTTGAAAAATTCCAACCCGACCTAA
- the SGCA gene encoding LOW QUALITY PROTEIN: alpha-sarcoglycan (The sequence of the model RefSeq protein was modified relative to this genomic sequence to represent the inferred CDS: deleted 1 base in 1 codon) — translation MEGPELLRLWVLAALALAVSPVTVPEHHVLPDLRLSAETGAIFVHELEREPFLEAFSGSEDDDAPVTFRAHLWQRPDLPRWLRLAQRGPGQPGFLYGCPLPPELGTHRLQVLAYNRRTFATASQRLDIGVTPAPGGEAPFQAEFLVGNRDVEELLPEAAREMFLEASAGLWERGDLHVINVTSALDRGGRVPLPIEGRKEGVYVQVGSHSPFSPCLLAAVSPQSRARCHRGQRPLASCYDTFAPHFSIRWCNLSLLQVVPSPRTPGPEWGPGVLEGGGDFEPPGDVAPRELLSPFLVTLLVPLAVAALLCLLLGHLMCCRREGVEKRDLQTSDLQLFHHGSILGDTRELRLMAGRRDVPRPLSTLPMFNVRTGQRTDPMASARHGARAPLLPP, via the exons ATGGAGGGCCCCGAGCTGCTCCGGCTCTGGGTGCTGGCAG ccctggccctggcgGTGTCCCCGGTCACTGTCCCCGAGCACCACGTCCTCCCCGACCTCCGCCTCTCCGCCGAGACCGGGGCCATCTTCGTGCACGAGCTGGAGCGGGAGCCCTTCCTGGAGGCCTTCAGCGGCAGCGAGGATGATGATG CCCCCGTGACCTTCCGTGCCCACCTGTGGCAGCGGCCGGACCTGCCGCGGTGGCTGCGCTTGgcccagcgcggccccggccaGCCCGGCTTCCTGTACGGCTGCCCGCTGCCCCCCGAGCTGGGCACCCACCGCCTCCAG gTGCTGGCCTACAACCGGCGCACCTTCGCCACC GCCAGCCAGCGCCTCGACATCGGGGTCACCCCCGCCCCAG GGGGGGAGGCGCCGTTCCAGGCCGAGTTCCTGGTGGGGAACAGGGAcgtggaggagctgctgccggAGGCGGCGCGGGAGATGTTCCTGGAGGCCTCGGCCGGGCTCTGGGAGCGCGGGGACCTGCACGTCATCAACGTCACCTCCGCCCTGGACCGCGGGGGCCGCGTGCCGCTGCCCATCGAGGGTCGCAAGGAGGG ggtgtaCGTCCAGGtgggctcccacagccccttctCGCCGTGCCTGCTGGCGGCCGTGTCCCCGCAGAGCCGCGCGCGCTGTCACCGCGGCCAGCGTCCCCTCGCCTCCTGCTACGACACCTTCGCCCCCCACTTCTCCATCCGCTGGTGCAACCTCAGCCTG ctgcaggtcGTTCCCAGCCCCCGCACGCCGGGGCCCGAGTGGGGGCCGGGGGTGCTGGAGGGGGGGGGCGATTTCGAGCCCCCCGGCGATGTCGCCCCCCGGGAGCTGCTGTCCCCCTTCCTGGTGACGCTGCTGGTGCCGCTGGCGGTGGCCgcgctgctctgcctgctcctgggcCACCTCATGTGCTGCCGCAGGGAGGGAGT GGAAAAACGGGACTTGCAGACGTCTGA CCTGCAGCTGTTCCACCACGGCTCCATCCTCGGCGACACGCGCGAGCTGCGGCTCATGGCCGGCCGGCGGGACGTGCCCCGGCCGCTCTCCACGCTGCCCATGTTCAACGTCCGCACGGGCCAGCGCACCGACCCCATGGCCAGCGCTCGCCACGGGGCCCGCGCccccctgctcccaccctgA
- the SAMD14 gene encoding sterile alpha motif domain-containing protein 14 isoform X3, producing MGTVWGGHWEGLEGTGGDGRGGGGHWEEPLGTLGSLWHRRARVPPVAVPSAPPVSLGARRAPGAPGAVRSAPRPCPLSPRCPPGVRSPPGSFRAGQTPPPPPPPFPGSCAPPAAPGPAGRLGSALRSHRPRRRPGPATGPAGGERGPSGCPRSAETPRLDSSLHKARARLLARGRRQRPSRSRLRDSASSTEGDEGPEATGTEGEGSPPAPSPFSRTDGFSFEPGVARPGLGDPPAPTPPLSRYRPLTNTPSQEGLSGPPAPQSSSDSSPGFARRDPRPRQHSEDDSRDMSPPSPASPTVGLDKKTRRKFLDLGVTLRRASSAKSRKEKSSNRLSVGSREAAEGPGRPSGSPFLPFSWFSDSARGSGSPGPASPAGSPRHEGLSPAKSASQDSELSEDSPPSSTSPRLPGPPRCSYPYHTLSQSSDELLEEPAGAAAGWTCGQVGQWLQSLGLERYVRDFAERGVDGPRLLLLDGAKLKALGVGSSQDRAVLKRRLKELSLAAERQRKARDKAEKQREKQRKKEQEQRRS from the exons ATGGGCACGGTGtggggggggcactgggagggactggagggcactgggggagATGGGCGCGGTgggggggggcactgggaggagcCGCTGGGCACACTGGGGTCCCTGTGGCACCGCCGTGCCCGTGTCCCGCCGGTCGCTGTCCCTTCAGCACCGCCCGTGTCCCTCGGTGCCCGCCgtgcccccggtgcccccggcGCTGTCCGTTCAGCACCCCGCCCGTGCCCGCTgtccccccggtgcccccccggTGTCCGCTCGCCACCGGGCTCGTTCCGGGCGGGGCAgaccccgcccccgccgcccccgccgttTCCGGGTTCCTGTGCCCCccccgcggcccccggcccggcggggcggctcGGCAGCGCCCTCCGCTCccaccggccccgccgccggcccggccccgccaccGGCCCGGCGGGAGGCGAGCGGGGCCCATCAGGATGCCCCAGGAGCGCGG AGACGCCGCGCTTGGAcagcagcctgcacaaggcCCGTGCCCGGCTCCTggcccgcggccgccgccagCGGCCCTCGCGCTCCCGCCTGCGCGACAGCGCCAGCTCCACCGAGGGCGACGAGGGGCCCGAGGCCACG GGCACTGAGGGCGAGGGCAGCCCCCCGGCCCCCTCGCCCTTCTCCCGCACCGATGGCTTCTCCTTCGAGCCGGGGGTGGCACGGCCGGGCCTGGGGGACCCCCCGGCCCCCACGCCCCCCCTCAGCCGCTACCGGCCCCTCACCAACACCCCGTCCCAGGAGGGGCTCTCGGGCCCCCCCGCGCCCCAGTCCAGCTCTGACAGCTCCCCCGGCTTCGCCCGCCGCGACCCCCGGCCCCGGCAGCACAGCGAAG ATGACAGCCGGGACATGAGCCCCCCCTCGCCCGCCAGCCCGACCGTGGGGCTCGACAAGAAAACACGGAGGAAGTTCTTGGATTTGGG ggtgacCCTGCGCCGGGCGTCCTCTGCGAAGAGCCGCAAGGAGAAGAGCAGCAACCGCCTGTCCGTGGGCAGCAG GGAGGCGGCGGAGGGGCCCGGCCGCCCCTCGGGGTCCCCGTTCCTGCCCTTCTCGTGGTTCTCGGACAGCGCCAGGGGCTCCGGCTCGCCCGGCCCCGCGTCCCCCGCGGGCTCCCCCCGGCACGAGGGGCTCAGCCCCGCCAAATCCGCCTCGCAG GACTCCGAGCTGAGCGAGGATTCGCCACCATCCAGCACCAGCCCCCGCCTGCCCGGCCCCCCCAGGTGCTCGTACCCCTACCACACCCTGTCCCAGTCCTCGGACGAG ctgctggaggagccgGCGGGCGCGGCCGCGGGCTGGACGTGCGGCCAGGTGGGGCagtggctgcagagcctgggcctgGAGCGCTACGTGCGGGACTTCGCCGAGCGCGGCGTGGACGGGCCCCGCCTGCTGCTCCTCGACGGGGCCAAGCTCAAg GCGCTGGGCGTGGGCAGCTCGCAGGACCGCGCGGTGCTCAAGCGGCGGCTGAAGGAGCTGAGCCTGGCGGCCGAGCGGCAGCGCAAGGCCCGCGACAAGGCGGAAAAGCAGCGCgagaagcagaggaagaaggagcaggagcagcggCGGAGCTGA
- the SAMD14 gene encoding sterile alpha motif domain-containing protein 14 isoform X1 has translation MGAVGGGTGRSRWAHWGPCGTAVPVSRRSLSLQHRPCPSVPAVPPVPPALSVQHPARARCPPGAPPVSARHRARSGRGRPRPRRPRRFRVPVPPPRPPARRGGSAAPSAPTGPAAGPAPPPARREASGAHQDAPGARPCPTMSVSKLQDTDEVFDFTAVVPETPRLDSSLHKARARLLARGRRQRPSRSRLRDSASSTEGDEGPEATGTEGEGSPPAPSPFSRTDGFSFEPGVARPGLGDPPAPTPPLSRYRPLTNTPSQEGLSGPPAPQSSSDSSPGFARRDPRPRQHSEDDSRDMSPPSPASPTVGLDKKTRRKFLDLGVTLRRASSAKSRKEKSSNRLSVGSREAAEGPGRPSGSPFLPFSWFSDSARGSGSPGPASPAGSPRHEGLSPAKSASQDSELSEDSPPSSTSPRLPGPPRCSYPYHTLSQSSDELLEEPAGAAAGWTCGQVGQWLQSLGLERYVRDFAERGVDGPRLLLLDGAKLKALGVGSSQDRAVLKRRLKELSLAAERQRKARDKAEKQREKQRKKEQEQRRS, from the exons ATGGGCGCGGTgggggggggcactgggaggagcCGCTGGGCACACTGGGGTCCCTGTGGCACCGCCGTGCCCGTGTCCCGCCGGTCGCTGTCCCTTCAGCACCGCCCGTGTCCCTCGGTGCCCGCCgtgcccccggtgcccccggcGCTGTCCGTTCAGCACCCCGCCCGTGCCCGCTgtccccccggtgcccccccggTGTCCGCTCGCCACCGGGCTCGTTCCGGGCGGGGCAgaccccgcccccgccgcccccgccgttTCCGGGTTCCTGTGCCCCccccgcggcccccggcccggcggggcggctcGGCAGCGCCCTCCGCTCccaccggccccgccgccggcccggccccgccaccGGCCCGGCGGGAGGCGAGCGGGGCCCATCAGGATGCCCCAGGAGCGCGG ccctgtcccaccatGTCGGTCTCCAAGCTGCAGGACACGGACGAGGTTTTTG ATTTTACCGCTGTGGTTCCAGAGACGCCGCGCTTGGAcagcagcctgcacaaggcCCGTGCCCGGCTCCTggcccgcggccgccgccagCGGCCCTCGCGCTCCCGCCTGCGCGACAGCGCCAGCTCCACCGAGGGCGACGAGGGGCCCGAGGCCACG GGCACTGAGGGCGAGGGCAGCCCCCCGGCCCCCTCGCCCTTCTCCCGCACCGATGGCTTCTCCTTCGAGCCGGGGGTGGCACGGCCGGGCCTGGGGGACCCCCCGGCCCCCACGCCCCCCCTCAGCCGCTACCGGCCCCTCACCAACACCCCGTCCCAGGAGGGGCTCTCGGGCCCCCCCGCGCCCCAGTCCAGCTCTGACAGCTCCCCCGGCTTCGCCCGCCGCGACCCCCGGCCCCGGCAGCACAGCGAAG ATGACAGCCGGGACATGAGCCCCCCCTCGCCCGCCAGCCCGACCGTGGGGCTCGACAAGAAAACACGGAGGAAGTTCTTGGATTTGGG ggtgacCCTGCGCCGGGCGTCCTCTGCGAAGAGCCGCAAGGAGAAGAGCAGCAACCGCCTGTCCGTGGGCAGCAG GGAGGCGGCGGAGGGGCCCGGCCGCCCCTCGGGGTCCCCGTTCCTGCCCTTCTCGTGGTTCTCGGACAGCGCCAGGGGCTCCGGCTCGCCCGGCCCCGCGTCCCCCGCGGGCTCCCCCCGGCACGAGGGGCTCAGCCCCGCCAAATCCGCCTCGCAG GACTCCGAGCTGAGCGAGGATTCGCCACCATCCAGCACCAGCCCCCGCCTGCCCGGCCCCCCCAGGTGCTCGTACCCCTACCACACCCTGTCCCAGTCCTCGGACGAG ctgctggaggagccgGCGGGCGCGGCCGCGGGCTGGACGTGCGGCCAGGTGGGGCagtggctgcagagcctgggcctgGAGCGCTACGTGCGGGACTTCGCCGAGCGCGGCGTGGACGGGCCCCGCCTGCTGCTCCTCGACGGGGCCAAGCTCAAg GCGCTGGGCGTGGGCAGCTCGCAGGACCGCGCGGTGCTCAAGCGGCGGCTGAAGGAGCTGAGCCTGGCGGCCGAGCGGCAGCGCAAGGCCCGCGACAAGGCGGAAAAGCAGCGCgagaagcagaggaagaaggagcaggagcagcggCGGAGCTGA
- the SAMD14 gene encoding sterile alpha motif domain-containing protein 14 isoform X2 — translation MGAVGGGTGRSRWAHWGPCGTAVPVSRRSLSLQHRPCPSVPAVPPVPPALSVQHPARARCPPGAPPVSARHRARSGRGRPRPRRPRRFRVPVPPPRPPARRGGSAAPSAPTGPAAGPAPPPARREASGAHQDAPGARPCPTMSVSKLQDTDEVFETPRLDSSLHKARARLLARGRRQRPSRSRLRDSASSTEGDEGPEATGTEGEGSPPAPSPFSRTDGFSFEPGVARPGLGDPPAPTPPLSRYRPLTNTPSQEGLSGPPAPQSSSDSSPGFARRDPRPRQHSEDDSRDMSPPSPASPTVGLDKKTRRKFLDLGVTLRRASSAKSRKEKSSNRLSVGSREAAEGPGRPSGSPFLPFSWFSDSARGSGSPGPASPAGSPRHEGLSPAKSASQDSELSEDSPPSSTSPRLPGPPRCSYPYHTLSQSSDELLEEPAGAAAGWTCGQVGQWLQSLGLERYVRDFAERGVDGPRLLLLDGAKLKALGVGSSQDRAVLKRRLKELSLAAERQRKARDKAEKQREKQRKKEQEQRRS, via the exons ATGGGCGCGGTgggggggggcactgggaggagcCGCTGGGCACACTGGGGTCCCTGTGGCACCGCCGTGCCCGTGTCCCGCCGGTCGCTGTCCCTTCAGCACCGCCCGTGTCCCTCGGTGCCCGCCgtgcccccggtgcccccggcGCTGTCCGTTCAGCACCCCGCCCGTGCCCGCTgtccccccggtgcccccccggTGTCCGCTCGCCACCGGGCTCGTTCCGGGCGGGGCAgaccccgcccccgccgcccccgccgttTCCGGGTTCCTGTGCCCCccccgcggcccccggcccggcggggcggctcGGCAGCGCCCTCCGCTCccaccggccccgccgccggcccggccccgccaccGGCCCGGCGGGAGGCGAGCGGGGCCCATCAGGATGCCCCAGGAGCGCGG ccctgtcccaccatGTCGGTCTCCAAGCTGCAGGACACGGACGAGGTTTTTG AGACGCCGCGCTTGGAcagcagcctgcacaaggcCCGTGCCCGGCTCCTggcccgcggccgccgccagCGGCCCTCGCGCTCCCGCCTGCGCGACAGCGCCAGCTCCACCGAGGGCGACGAGGGGCCCGAGGCCACG GGCACTGAGGGCGAGGGCAGCCCCCCGGCCCCCTCGCCCTTCTCCCGCACCGATGGCTTCTCCTTCGAGCCGGGGGTGGCACGGCCGGGCCTGGGGGACCCCCCGGCCCCCACGCCCCCCCTCAGCCGCTACCGGCCCCTCACCAACACCCCGTCCCAGGAGGGGCTCTCGGGCCCCCCCGCGCCCCAGTCCAGCTCTGACAGCTCCCCCGGCTTCGCCCGCCGCGACCCCCGGCCCCGGCAGCACAGCGAAG ATGACAGCCGGGACATGAGCCCCCCCTCGCCCGCCAGCCCGACCGTGGGGCTCGACAAGAAAACACGGAGGAAGTTCTTGGATTTGGG ggtgacCCTGCGCCGGGCGTCCTCTGCGAAGAGCCGCAAGGAGAAGAGCAGCAACCGCCTGTCCGTGGGCAGCAG GGAGGCGGCGGAGGGGCCCGGCCGCCCCTCGGGGTCCCCGTTCCTGCCCTTCTCGTGGTTCTCGGACAGCGCCAGGGGCTCCGGCTCGCCCGGCCCCGCGTCCCCCGCGGGCTCCCCCCGGCACGAGGGGCTCAGCCCCGCCAAATCCGCCTCGCAG GACTCCGAGCTGAGCGAGGATTCGCCACCATCCAGCACCAGCCCCCGCCTGCCCGGCCCCCCCAGGTGCTCGTACCCCTACCACACCCTGTCCCAGTCCTCGGACGAG ctgctggaggagccgGCGGGCGCGGCCGCGGGCTGGACGTGCGGCCAGGTGGGGCagtggctgcagagcctgggcctgGAGCGCTACGTGCGGGACTTCGCCGAGCGCGGCGTGGACGGGCCCCGCCTGCTGCTCCTCGACGGGGCCAAGCTCAAg GCGCTGGGCGTGGGCAGCTCGCAGGACCGCGCGGTGCTCAAGCGGCGGCTGAAGGAGCTGAGCCTGGCGGCCGAGCGGCAGCGCAAGGCCCGCGACAAGGCGGAAAAGCAGCGCgagaagcagaggaagaaggagcaggagcagcggCGGAGCTGA